In the genome of Cervus elaphus chromosome 5, mCerEla1.1, whole genome shotgun sequence, the window GCTTTGACCAATGAGCCTGACCCTGCAAGACCAGTCAAAGAAAGAGTGGATCTTTGGAATCCAGCATGGCAGCAGCAAGAACTGAACAAGGCTGCATCAGGAACAATTCCAGGGTCAAATCCATTCAAGTCCTGCCTGGGAGTCTGAGAAAGGGCTGAAGCTTGTTCAAGTTGCCCTTACAGCTGAGGGACTGAAGGATGAGATGTCAAAGGCGCAGGACTGGAGAAGGAGGAGAGCTGGTTAACACTGGGACTGAAGGCAATCTGGCCGTGGCATCTGTCACTCCACTCAGCTGCCAGTCAATTAATTTGAGAACCAAGTGAGGTTACATGTACCAAACTAAAACACATCAGTACTAAAAAATGAATTAAGGTTAACTGGATTCACATGGATCGGGTTAAAAAAGGAACAGATTCAAAAGGGACTACATTAAACTACAGATTATTTTTATGGCCGCAAAACAAAATTCAGACTAAACTCTGAAATACAATACCACATCAAAACACAGACTTGGTCAGAGCTGACCTGATGTCACTATTAACATCTACACTACATTTCTAGtgcattttcaaattttcaaaacatttccaaTGAGGACCCAATATTGTGTGTTTTCCAAAAGAGGAAGAGCTCGTGAGGCACCCAAGGGGGCTGCACAGGTTTCCTGAATCTTCGAGTCTTAAGTTTTCCCCACTAGATCCTGTTAATGGCTAGGTTTTAGGGTTAAAACTAATTTATCCAGTTCCACACCCAATTCCTGGATCAACTCCAGGCAGAATAAGTGTCACTTCTCTGATTCACTGATGGGATGCTGGGAATGACTACCTCCATCAGACCAGTCCTTTCACTTTAATAGTCAGCAACAAATTCCTGTGAAAACAGCTACTGAAAGATTTTCCAAAAACTCTGCTCTCTTTGGATGTATGACGCAAAGGCGTCCCACAGCAGGATCAGTGCCAAAGGGCCAGGCTGCCTTTCCTTCACAGACAAAGGTAAGAAGACACTCCACTCTTGTTCTGCTTtgctactttaaaatattatttctttacttttcgaAATAACCTCATCAACCAGAGAGCTGCAGCATGGAAACCTGCTCTtttaacactgctgctgctgctactaagtcacttcagttgtgtccgactctgtgcgaccccatagacggcagcccaccaggctcccccgtccccggggttccccaggcaagaacaatggattgggttgccatttccttctccaatgcatgaaagtgaaaagtgaaagtgaagtcgctcagtcgtgtccgactcttagtgaccccatggactgcagcctaccaggctcctccgtccatgggattttccaggcaagagtactggagtggggtgccattgccttctccgtcttctAACACTATACATGCACTAAAATCTGTACATCCTCTGATCATGTGGTTCCATTCTCTAATTTAGCATTCATTCACCACAGATGCTAATTACACCAACAAACCCTGCCAAGGGAATCCTTTGGTATCACACAGGTCTTAGCAGGGCTCAGCATCATGTGATCAAATCAGACAACTTGGGCTTATGATCACCAGCCAACTTTGCACATTTATAACTCAGCtaaattaaaaacacattaaaacacCAAAGCTGAAATGTAATGTGTCCCAAGTTAGATGCTCTACAAAAACTTCCATTTTCTCTCTAAATACTTCCATGATGAACACTTAAACAATACCTTTGCCGTAGGCCAACTAGTCTACCTTCTAGAAATGAAAGAAGTATTTAGAAACTTTACAACTCTCACTTAACGCAGGATTCACTGGCaagtagttttttttgttttttttaaatgtctcaacATTACTGGGTTCTCTCTAGAATTACTTCACAGGTATATTTGTAATATACCgcttttagatttattttacCCCAGTgcatgaaaaataaagactttactACTCTACATTTGCAACTGAGGAAATACTGATTGATTAGATTTCTGAATGATCAAAGTGAGGGGGTGGTGGGTGAACCACTGTGCTCTTATTTCAAGTATTTGGCTAGAACAGATTTTTCATAAAGTTCAGCTCTTCCAATAGCCATTAATAACAGTTTAAATCAAAACATATGTAGCAGCTTGaatgaggtctttttttttctttttctttgcattttcccaATGTATTCTGCTACTTCAGAAgtggaagaaaaatgaagctttgCTAAAATTACAACTCGGGACAAAATGATTTCTTGTCAGAGAAAAGGAGTGTTAGGGGCCTCTGACCTGGAGACTATTTTACTGGCAGGAATAACTTTATAGAAAAAGACCTTTCCTTTCTTTACCCTCAGGCTTTTAATAATTATATGTTATACTGTCAATGAGTCAAGTATCCTTTAtgcatttgtattatatttagtAATTCCAAAATGTTACCCTTACTCTATGATTGCTGCACCCATTTCTTTTATTCAATCAAATTTACTAGTTGCCCGTTGATCTAGAAATGCCCTCCATCCTTCAGAATTTACAGGATCCTGGCCAGTTTCAGAGCAGaaattcctttttccttcccacAGTGTGAGACCTCTTGTCCCCAAAGGCAAGTCACAGGGGCCGTGTCATGCGTGCTCTCTGACCTTCACGGAGAGTAAAGGAAAAGGAGCCCAGAAGCCTTTCACTCCAACTTACCAAGTGCATGTTATTCGATTTCTTTCTATTTAGTCCTCTAACCTAACAAGTTTCACATGAATAGGTGGAAGTTACATATGACCTGgaacaaatcccatggacagaggagcctggcaggctacagtccaaggggtcacaaagagttggacgggacttagcaactaaacaacgtgATTCCACAGATAAGAGTGTTTGCAAAATGCAAAGCGCTGCATACTGAGTGCAAACAAAGGCCTCATAAAGGTCCAGAGAAAACAGAACCTGGTCTCTATCCAGCTGCTACATGTTGGTAAGGGTGGGCTACCCAGCTTCTTTCCCCCAATGTTCTGTAGAATAGAAAGCTCCTGCTTTCACTTAAAAGCCCAGTTAAAACATCCGCCCTCCCCCAGAAGAGAGAAGGAGATGGAGGTGAAGAAAATATACCACTTCAAATTGTCCTCTGTCTGGACACTCGCAGGAGTCTCCACAGGGGCAGAGCCAGAAGAGACCAAGAGCTGCCAAGGGCAGAGAGACACAGACTACACAAGGCAACAGCGCTCTCTACTGCTGAAGCGGGAAGGACGCCAGCCAAGGCCCCGGAGCAGGCTCTGGTCTTCTCTTACTCAGAGGGGGAAAAGAGGAAGCAGGAATCAGTTCAGGCTGGACCGAAATCTCATCACTGAAAGCAGAAGGATATTCTCACAGAAATAGAGAACTCAACTTTGTTAAATACTTATGCTAGCTCCTTAAATGGGATGTCACAATCTATGGCATCTACTTAACCTTCATTTACCCCTGGGAACAGGAGACCCAACCATAAGGCTGCTTCTGAGAAGTAAGCTTGGTAGACGCTACTCTGAGGACACCAGCCACTGGCTTTTCAGCATTAGCCAGAGACTTGTTTTCAAAAGATCTCCCTGAACCCATCATTTTCTATCCCTTGGTTTTCCATTCTGTGACATCTCCCATTACCCTCACGGGGACACTATCATGCATCAAAAATCAAGAACTAGGGAATTCCtcggttaggactccacactttcactacggagggcctgggtctgatccccagtcagggaactaggatccctgCTATCCTAGCTGCGCGATGTGGCCAAAAAATCTAGAACTGAGGAACTACAATTAAGAAAAAGGCTGCTTTCCAAGTTGTTTTTATGTGTGTACGTGTATgtgtgaggggggtgggggggagtggagATGGAAACCATAGTCAGCCATCTATATTGCCAACTGTTATTTTGCTTCCCAAGTTTTCTTGGTTCTTGAGTTCATCAGGTGGTTGATGGTCTCAGAGCAAACTACCCCAGGAAGAATTCTCAGGACAGCAACACCAATAAATCAAGGTCCTGCTTGTCTCAGACACCCTCCCCAGAAGCCTAATATTAGAATGAGAAGAGACAGTTAACACTTTGCTTATCAGACAATCTGGCCTCCCCACACAAAGTCATATGCCAATAGAATATTAGATCTCAGAATCAGACTTTGAAAGTCAAATATTCCTGCTCATATTACCATTCTCAAGTCTCAATCACTTATACCCCTGCCATGGTGGGCTAAAACACAGAAACTGCTGTTTGGATCTTGCATGGGGAAGGGAAAAAACTGTCAATCCAATAAAATGAATAGACTACTGGAATAACTTGCATGCCGAATCCTGTTCTTACTGCTGAAATTTAGACAGTTTAAAAGAATACCTGGAACGACCTCTAAGTAACTTCCACATCACTCAGCACAGGAGAAAGGGGACCAAACATTAGTGAAGGGAGAAATGGGCTCTCAGAGGGACTTTGCATCAGACCACAAGGCACCTAGGCAGCCACCGGCCATTGTTCTTCAATCTCTTAAAGGCctagagaaagaaagtaaaggcAAGTGCCTAGTAGGCAgattttgaaaactttaaaacTACTAGCTTCAATGACTAAACCAATCCCTGATTGGTTGGAATGTACAATAAGCCTGGGCTTTAAGCCAATCAGAGTTCTGGTCGTTGGGAATGAACTAGACAGTAGAGCAACTGCCACTCACTTAGGCcaacattttattaaaactgCTCAATTTACCTGGCTTCAGCTAATATGTGGATCTGAATTAAAGCAGCAGAGAACAGAGACATCCTTCCTCTAAACTCTACCTTTGCTCCTGCTATGATTAATTAATAATTTTGCCACTTGTTAGTATCAGGGTTCAATCAACTATTTGCTTGTATTCAGGATTCTGTATTCCTAGGCTTAGCCCTTCCTTAACCATGACTTATTTGTCCCGTGTACCATTTCTCCATGGGACACACATGAGTATACCACACATACTGCTGAGAGCAGAGTTTCTCTCTGATTGGGGCTCAAGGTCAAAGACAATTCCCATTCACCTTgcaggctttgtctagttgcCTGCCCTGGAACTTCAAAAGAGTTTAGGGGGACAAAAACCTAAAAATTTGAAACAAAGTGGGGAAGAAGAGGGACAGGCATCCCCGCAAGCTCCACAGTTAAGGCCACAAACTCCAAAACACTCCAAGGAGCTGCACTGAATAGCAACTCCTGGAGACGGATTCAGGGTTCAGTGCTTCCCACCACCAATatgcagagagaaagaaaaggcaaaatttcAAGAGTTTAGTTTACAATACTGAGGTACTAAGAAAGAGCCTCATAATGATTGTTCTTGTTTATCTCCATCAGGAAAACAGATACTGAGATGATCAGCCCAAGGAATCAGGTTAGGATACcctgctccctggtggctcaagtggtgaagaatctgcctgccaacgtaggatcactgggtcgggaagatcccctgaaggaggaaatggcaacccactccagtattcttgcctggaacatctcatggacagaggagcctggtgggttacagcccatggggttgcaaagagtccgacacatcTGAGCACGCACGTATGCCCTGCTCCTCAGTCAATGGCTCTTGTAGGGTCTTCCAGACCTCACTGCTCAGTCATATCCCCAAGGGATATGCTGAGATACACAAGTGCTTCTTCTATTGATAAGCAACTTGAAATCCCTTGATTTTACCATAATAAAGACTACCTACAGTGACCAAACTGCTCCCCAATCTGGGAAATTGGAGCAGACAGCCTTCACTCAAGATAGGCATTCATAGATCAGGTAAAAAAATCAGCAACTTCTCAGGAAAATGAGAAGACTTTAAATTAGCTGAAATAAACCACCTCAGAAATTGAGTCCTCTGGGATTCCCAAGCAGCTTTATCTGTTCTGGTGGGCAAAGAGAAATAATAATCCTCACATTCAGAAGCCCGATCTATTCTGGACTGCCAACTAACACACCTTTCATTCTAGCCTTTCAGCTatgagggaaaaaagaattttgttcAGAGGGACAggcaaagaaaattgaaatccaCTTCTTTCTCTCTAGAGACTCTAAAGCTAAGGAAATAAAACatgcagcctttttttttttaaaacaatgcagCCATTTAAAATGCTACAACCATGAGGTGGAACATCTTGAAAGCTCCTCACTCTGCCCTCTATGGGACTATGATAATCCAGAGGCAGGCTGCCCTTGGGCCACAATACAAGGAAGAACTCCTTGCTGGACTTTACAAAAACAACCCGAGACCCATCAACGATCCTGTCCCCAAGTGAACTGGGACTATGACTGTAACAAGAGACAACACAAACTTGGCCAAATAACTAACCAAGTCAGGTAGTAAAGGGCATTTGTAAGAGACATACCTATCCCTACCCTCTGCTGTGGCTACACATGAGGGCTCCAGGATACGTGAAAAATGTGAAACCATCTTCCTCCAAAACCTCTAAGTCACCACTCCATTTTCAGCATTGGAAATCTACACATAAACAAGGCTTTTCCCTACTAACAGAGTCCAATATTTACCCTCCTAAGGATGTCTTACAAGACAGAAAGTGAAACTGTgatatttttgcttatttcattatattttccttttgacGTTTTTTAAGTGATACACAATaaacattcatattttattatgttttaaaaagatctaTATGTTTAACATACAAGTCTATTTCATaagaatgcttttgttttttttcttagtgaTAGCTAAAACAACCATGTATTTTACACTCAATGAAATCTTGAACTCCATGAAATAAGGCAGTTAAGATAAGTTAACACCTTTCCTTATTCTGTTAACTGCTAGCAAATAtcatgttttttgtgtgtgtgatgtggggttcccaggtggtgcagtggtaaagaatctgcctgctaaggcaggagatgcaggttcgatccctgagttgggaagactgcctggaggaggaaatggcaacccactccagtattcttgcctggaaaattccatggacagaggagcctggcaggctatagtccgtggggtcagacTGAGCAGGCAGGTGATATCACATGGTCACATTACAGCATCACCTGTTTTACCTTTTCTTACGATAGAATATCCTCTAAGGctgaaattttaaagatttgCTTTACATAGGGGCTTTGACGTGAAATTCAAATTAGGGACAGTGCCCACATCAGAAATTTATACTGAATTCATTTACAATTACATATAGCCCATCCCAGGGACCTACTAACCTGCAAACTACATTTTGTCAAGGTTCTCAGCTCCCAACAAGTCAGGAACTTGAGACAACTGGCTGCAGTAACTACCCTTAAGCTAGTTAACTATTCATTCTGCCTCCTTGAGTACTTCTTATGTTTCAAATCTGgatagttaaaaagaaaaaaaaaatctcggaATCCTGATTTCAGATCTCATGAACTAACCACCACCTCAAACCACACAGAATGAAGCCAGAATGGCCTTGGTATAAAGATACGAAATATGTGGGAAAGAGACTGTGGGAACTGTAGTCAATTAACTCGAGGTTGATAAGACAGGGCTCCAAACTTCCAGAAGCTTTTTGTTAATTCTGCTCCATATTTAGGACAAGAATGACTACCCACAACTGTGTTCCAGCCCCACTTCCAATAACCTGCCTTAGCTGTAGCCAAAATCCAGAGTGTTCTCGAAAACCACTCACTCAGCAGCTCCCTTGGCTGGTCCGGACTGGCAATCTCGAGGCACTGCGGCTGCCCAGCAGCGCCAACAGCCCAAGCAGCTGCCCTCCTCCTTGCTGCTTAACTTAAGAAACAGCCCTGGGAAGAATGAGGATCTTCggaagggtggagggagagggttTGACGTGTACAGCATGAGACAAAACCCCTCACCGTTCTTTCTCTATCACCTTCCACTTCTGGGGTAACCGAAGGACCACCAGGTCAATCATAGAGACACACACAGTCACCTCGGGCCCAACTAGTGCTCGCTGGGGTACGATTACGGAGGCAAGGAGGATGAGGACAGCAAAAGCTCTGGAGATGCAAAGGGCTGATAGACAACAGGTACAGAAATTAACAAGAGAAGGAGGGGGACGGGGGCAGTGTAAGAAGGCATCATTATCGCCGTGCCGCCTCCTCCACCCCGCAAAAAACCTCCAAGATCCCCTCACAGACCTGGCCTCTACAACGAGAACGACCTTCCTCTCTGCTTGGGGTACAAGGCCATACCTCAGCTCCTCAGCAAAGCGGAAGCGGGAGAGGAGGGCAAGCCTCCAAGAGCGCCCCTTCAGGGGGTCCATCCGGACTCAATCTCAGATTGGGGAGGGGGGGTTCTCGGAGGGCGGGGCATCGCCTCTACAGGGGTTGCACCACAGCAAGGACGGGATTCCCGGAGCCATGGAGCTGAAGTTCGCCCCTTCCCCTACCCTGCCACCCAGTTACCTCTTCGTCTCCTCATCGTCTAGCAGCTCTGGCTCGGTCGCCGCCATTACCACATCGCACTCCGCGGCAGCCGCCATCTTACCGCCGGGACCAGAGAGCCGGGTGGGAGGTCGGCGGTGAAGAGCACTTCCGGTCGGAGCATCGAGCAGCTCAGCGGCGCTGCGCCCAGAGGGGCTCCCTCGGGCCCGTCTACCAGCGAGAGGCTCCGCTTCGGGCCAGAGCGGCCTCCCGCCCCCGGAGGTCCAGGGTGGTCTCCGTGCCGGGGCGGGGGCCCAAGCACGGTTCCTGTGCGTAGGGGGCGCCACTTTACCCGTGGGGCCGAAGAGGGTATAGGAGGGTGTCGCCTCTCTAGGCTTCGGCTTTCCTCAGTATTCTGAGAGCTTCGTTGCCATAACAACTTCCAATCCTAGAGCGTCTCCGGTGATGCTCCGGGAGTCTGAGCTGGGTAGGGACGCGGTGACCCAGGACCCTGGAGATAAAGAGCACCCCCTACTAATACCTTCTCGACCTTTGAGTATGTCCACAGCCTCCTCCTGCGAAAGGCAAGAGAGACACTTTGAATCCAGTTTTCCTAGTGTTCATCGGCCCCTGGAAGCCCTGCCCAACCAAGCCAGGGGAACGCAGGGCGTCTTCACACCTCGCCTTTCATCCCCTCTGGATCTCCAAGTACCAACTGGTTCATCACCCTAATGACGCTGACCCTTTTATGAGGCTGCTTTCATGTCAGCCGCCTGGGAGTGCCATCTCAGCATTAAGCCTAGGGAGGGTGGCACAGGGCCCCAGACCCTGCCCTGGAGTTTATAAGGCAGCTCGCAGGGTGAGGTCCCTGCTCCACAGTGTCCCCAGTGCTCCCAACCCTCATATAAACTCCCTGCTCAGCACGCTTGTTTTGCCGAATGCAATCTGGATTGGGAACTCAGATAGGGCAAGGACACAGCTTAATTTTCGTAGCCCTTCACCCAGACCAATTTTTGTGGACCTGACTTAAATTGGGGTTTCCTGACGTTAAACTAAGGGAGGGGGAGAGGTTGAggttaaaatattaaagttaacGGTTACCAAAGAAGGGGTCAAGGGAATTTAAGAAGAATTTATCCCCCTTCTCCAGTAAAAGTCACTGCCATTGTCCATGAGCTGCTTGCACAGTCCCTGCCTACCACAGTGCTGAGGGAGCTGAAACCACACCTGTCACTGGGTAGTGGAGGATGGGAGAGGCTCCACTGGGGTTGGAAGAGACAAGTCATTTCTCCAGCCTGTCATTCAACAACTCTCTGCAAAGCTAGGTTGGGAAAGCACAGACTCAGGCCCTGCTTGCCAATGGCCTATGGTCTACAGTCTAATGCAGGAGGCCCACCTGTCCTTAACCACCTTCCTACTTTGTGTTATCTGCATCTTAAACTCTCAATttagagaatggatacatgcatatgtatgactgtgtcactttgctgtgtacctgaaaccatcacaacatttgttaattgactatactccaatataaaaaaaactcCCGATTTATCACCAAGTCTTGTTGATTCTCTCATCAAATGTCTCTCAAATCTACCTTCTTTCCACCccaattcagattcttttcactttttggaAATCTTGGAATACTACCCTACTCTCCTAACTAACCCCAAGTCTCACCTCTCTCCAATCTTCACTCTTTACCAGAATGACCTTCTTAAAAGCAAAAACTGATCATGTCACTTCACTGGGATAAATCCTATCAATGGCTTTCCACTGCTGTTAGGATAGAGGTTGAACTCTTTGGCCAAGCACACAGGTCTTAGATTGTTTGGCTCCTTTCTACTATCAATACTGAACCCAAATATGTGTAGTTCCAGTAAATGCCATGGATGTTGCCATATTTTCTTCACCCTTTCCTTCCACCCCGTTCAAACCTCAACACAGACCTTCCTCTAGGAAGGTTCCATGGATAACGTGATGCCCACTGTTCCCAAGTTAAACACCCCTTGGCCGTGCTCCCACAACACCACTGTAATAGATCTTACATGCTAGACTGTCATTGGGTTAGATGTCTAGCTCCTCTAGATGGTGACATTCTAACGGGCCGCAACCAGGTATAATTCGCCAGCCTTTTCTCAGCACGTAGTCCTGCAACTGGCACAGAGTATGCGCTCAGAACACATTGGATGAATAAACGACTGAATAAACGAAGTGTTACTGTAGTAGCCTTTAGAGAAAGAACATTTGGGCATCTGAGACACCAGAACAGCACCCGGCGCGTCCCGCCAGCCTATAACCTGTGCCCTGGCGACCACCTAGCCGAGGTGCAGACCGTCATTTCCCCGCCGGTCTCTGAGGGCGCTGTGTCGCCGGCGCCCGCTCTCCGCCGCCGGAATTGGTCTTGCCGGATGGAAGCTGCAGGGGCGGGACCAGACGGAGTCGGGACCGACGCAGAGGAAGATCCGAGTGTTTGCCGTGGTGCCGCCCCACCCCTGGTCCCCGGGAACCTGGAGGGGCCCGGCTGTGCTGCTGCGAGGGCCCTGGGAGGTACGGGACTGGGAGGCCGGGGTCGACCACCGCTTTGGGACGCTCTAGGTGGCAGGATTCTGATTCCCTCTGGGAGCCCCCTGGTGGGGAGAATGTGCAGGAGGCTCATGTGGCAGTCTCTCTTGAGGTACCCCTTAATTGCGGGGCTCGTGGGAAGAGGGGAATCTGTACCGGGAGTTACCTCTGGAGAAGTTTCTGTGTGAAATACCTTGGGGAAGTTATCTCTGCCTGTCCTCTCTGGGGGAATCTTTGTCTAGGACTTCTGGGAAACCTGTGTTTGGGGTGTCTTGAGATTTCTGTGTCTAAGCCTTATCTGGGTGTGTCCAAGGGCAGCAAAATCTTTCTCCTTTCCAAAGCATTGTTTTCTTAGATTCCTTCCCTCCTTTGTCTCTTGTCTGATGTTCTTCATCCTAGCCATGGCCTTGACTGGGAATTAGAGGGAACGGATTGTCCAGATTAGCCTTTCTGGAAAGCAGAATGATGTTCTTAATTGTTCACTCCCCAAGAAGAGTGATGTAAGATAGACCCacacaaaataatatctctggTTATTTCTGTACGGGATCATGGTTAAAGAGAGGGAGCTGAACCAGAGCTCCCTTCAGCAACTGGTCCTCGACATCCTGTCCATTCTGTGCACAGAAAAGATCCTGGATGGTGGTGCCTTTAAGCCAGCTACGTGGCAGCTCTTCCCGCTTCGTggcaacatttactgagcacttgctcTGTGCCACTTACTGACCACGTACTGGGAATAAAAGTATGATACAGCTCACTGCCCAGTAGCAGACACAGACACATTGCAGACACTATGGTGGACATAGTACACCCTCCCGAGGGTAGCGGACAGTGCCGACTCCTCAAGGCTGTGTGTTCCGTTCAGAACTTGGGCTCTCGATTGAGGGAAGGCCCTATGTCTTCATCCTGCCTCACCCAGTGTGCTTCCATTCTTCAGGGTTGAAAGCTAAGCATGGGGAAGAGCTGCAAGGTGGTCGTGTGTGGCCAGGCTTCTGTGGGCAAGACTTCAATCCTGGAGCAGCTTCTGTACGGAAACCATGTAGTGGGTGAGTTGTTGGGGAATGGGCTGTGGTGGAGGAAGTGGAAGTATGAAGAGAAGATTTGATCACAACACGAAGAGGCTAAAAGTTGCTCCTGGTGGTTCTCCTGGGATCTGAAAGATCCCAACCCTGCCACACAGAAGAAATCTGGAAAGAGGAAACCCAATATCAGAGAAAGATAGGAAGGAAAAGCTTGCAAGTCACGCTGTGCTTAGCGTGGTATCAGCATAAGATTAACTCTGTTCCCCAAATCATTCCAGTCCAGCCAGGTTTGAAGTCTGACCCTGATCCTCAGCCCCCACATTCCTTTCTCCCCTTATCTGGTTGGCCTGTTAGGATATACTCAGTCACGCAGGTTCCCAATCTCTTTTCTCCCTAgaaacaagcttttttttttttttctttaagctgtgctgggtctttgttgccacacgggattttctctagttacggtgaAGGCAAGAGAGGGCTACTCTgtattgcagtgcatgggcttgtcattgcagcggcttctcttgttacggagCACGGGTGCCAGggtacttgggcttcagtagttgcggttcctgggctctagagcataggctcaggaattgtggagcaggggcttggttgctccaaggCACGCGGgctcttcccggatcagggattgaacccaaatttcctgcattggcaggtggattctttaccactgagccaccagcgaagcccagaaACAAGTTTTCTCCTCATTTTGTCCCAGGTTCTGAGATGATCGAGACACAGGAGGACATCTACGTGGGCTCCATTGAGACTGACAGGGGGGTCCGGGAGCAGGTGCGTTTCTACGACACCCGGGGGCTCCGAGACGGGGCCGAGTTGCCCCGGcactgcttctcctgcactgaCGGCTATGTCCTCGTCTACAGCACGGACAGCCGGGAGTCCTTTCAGCGCGTGGAGCTGCTCAAGAAGGAGATTGACAAATCCAAGGACAAGAAGGAGGTGTGTGGGGGAACCCCGGTGGTGAGAGACTCTAGACCCTTGGCTAGCTTTGGGAGGCCTGGAATGGCTCTGTCTTTCACTCATTTGCCAGAAGCTAGGTTTGACACTGGAGGGCGGGGATGGAGACCACTGCTGGGGGTCTTCACCACTAGAGGTGCCCACCTGTTGAGACAGGTCAGCCAAAGAAGCTGCTCGAGTTTAGGAGATCCCTGCCCTAACACATGATGTCCGAACTAGTCTTTTTTGATAGTGGTTATGTGTTCAGCTGTGAAGGCCCTTTTGTTCTCAATCAGGCATTCTGGGAGTGCT includes:
- the NKIRAS2 gene encoding NF-kappa-B inhibitor-interacting Ras-like protein 2, with translation MGKSCKVVVCGQASVGKTSILEQLLYGNHVVGSEMIETQEDIYVGSIETDRGVREQVRFYDTRGLRDGAELPRHCFSCTDGYVLVYSTDSRESFQRVELLKKEIDKSKDKKEVTIVVLGNKCDLQEQRRVDPDVAQHWAKSEKVKLWEVSVADRRSLLEPFVYLASKMTQPQSKSAFPLSRKNKGSGSLDG